In Listeria cossartiae subsp. cossartiae, the following proteins share a genomic window:
- a CDS encoding YuzD family protein: protein MVNEAKLYVYGSTTICASCVGAPSSKETEEWLRAAIGRKFSGQPFVVEYVDIFNPPNETSLADMANKIVDEDYMYPVIVVDGEIIAEGNPRLKDIYQVMTDRGYLATM, encoded by the coding sequence ATGGTAAATGAAGCGAAATTATATGTGTATGGTTCAACGACAATTTGTGCTAGTTGTGTCGGAGCGCCATCCTCGAAGGAAACAGAGGAATGGCTTCGTGCTGCGATTGGTCGGAAGTTTTCTGGGCAGCCTTTTGTGGTGGAGTATGTCGATATTTTTAATCCGCCGAATGAAACTAGTTTAGCGGATATGGCGAATAAAATTGTCGATGAAGATTATATGTATCCAGTGATTGTGGTTGACGGTGAAATTATCGCAGAAGGCAATCCTCGGTTGAAAGATATTTATCAAGTAATGACCGACCGTGGTTACTTGGCAACAATGTAA
- a CDS encoding MucBP domain-containing protein produces MQKAIKIMLVLFLITTVFLPFSNVRAASTDVVNIPDPYLNEGLKNIIGNPFLTELTEANLETITIADISYMYSSPGYPVTGLIRDLTGLEKAVNMTNLYFSNQTEITNLNQIKNLPNLKKIVGVSTGLNDIKALGEMPALEELELGGDYITDFTPLLEKENLKSFSYNSYAWLDPAYHQINNEEFTKFANLKSLEKLDVTWNNISDLAALTANDHITNLNLSYNKFTNVAPIATMKKLKVLYLNNNNLTSIDSLNTLRGLSIAYADNNNITDLSKLKDFFEGMDVVGDYKGLQVNSQTITLPTINIKEGATAISNNPTLDIDGKEMPISSISDGGTVSADNKTVSFSNLPIGTKTVTYNATFTATSAKGVPLSYSLKVSQPITVSEKTNSSVNVFYKDENGNELAASETISGKSGENYQTTEKTITNYTLKEIEGQPSGQFGDSDTTVTYVYEKADGAPVTVKYVDGDGNELATSDTLNGKIDAPYQSTAKSITGWTVKTTPTNANGVFTNTNQTVTYVYEKADGAPVTVKYLDGTGNELATSDTLNGKIDAPYQSTAKSITGWTVKTTPTNANGVFTNANQTVTYVYEKADGAPVTVKYVDGTGNELATSDTLNGKIDAPYQSTAKSLSGWTVKTTPANANGVFTDTNQTVTYVYEKADGAPVTVKYIDEDGNELATSDTLNGKIDAPYQATAKSLSGWVVKTTPANANGIFTDTNQTVTYVYEKADGAPVTVKYLDSDGNELATPDTLNGKIDAPYQATAKSLSGWVVKTTPANANGAFTDTNQTVTYVYEKADGAPVTVKYVDADGNELATPDTLNGKLDTSYAATAKNLSGWKLTATPTNANGVFTTDAQTVTFVYAKQEDDPKKEDKNKTPLKISENKPKANKVTTIKKQTKLPKTGDNQQDSILFGLVGTCFVLLGIYSISKKNS; encoded by the coding sequence ATGCAAAAAGCAATAAAAATAATGTTAGTTTTATTTTTAATCACAACCGTATTTTTACCTTTTAGTAATGTACGAGCAGCATCAACTGATGTAGTAAATATCCCGGATCCATATTTAAATGAAGGTCTTAAAAATATCATAGGAAATCCGTTCTTAACAGAATTGACTGAAGCAAACCTTGAGACGATTACTATAGCGGATATTTCCTATATGTATAGTTCACCTGGGTATCCTGTCACTGGGTTAATTAGAGATTTAACTGGACTCGAAAAAGCAGTCAACATGACCAATTTATATTTTTCAAACCAAACAGAAATCACCAATTTAAATCAGATTAAAAACTTACCTAATCTGAAAAAAATCGTTGGTGTTTCTACTGGATTGAATGATATTAAAGCTCTTGGCGAGATGCCAGCACTCGAAGAATTAGAACTAGGCGGGGATTATATCACTGATTTCACTCCCTTACTTGAAAAAGAAAACTTAAAATCATTTTCTTATAACTCGTATGCTTGGTTAGATCCAGCATATCATCAAATCAATAATGAAGAATTCACAAAATTTGCAAACCTCAAATCACTTGAGAAATTAGATGTAACTTGGAATAATATTAGCGATTTAGCAGCATTAACTGCAAATGATCACATTACAAACTTAAATCTAAGTTACAACAAGTTCACTAATGTAGCTCCAATTGCTACGATGAAAAAACTTAAAGTCCTTTATTTAAACAATAACAACCTAACTTCCATTGATTCGTTAAATACACTAAGAGGATTATCTATTGCTTACGCTGATAATAATAACATTACTGATTTAAGTAAGTTAAAAGATTTTTTTGAAGGCATGGATGTCGTTGGAGATTATAAAGGTTTACAAGTTAATAGCCAAACTATCACACTTCCAACTATTAATATTAAAGAAGGGGCAACAGCTATTTCAAATAACCCTACTTTAGATATTGATGGCAAAGAAATGCCTATTTCTAGTATTTCTGACGGTGGAACAGTATCGGCTGATAATAAAACAGTCTCTTTCTCTAACTTACCAATTGGAACGAAGACTGTGACTTACAATGCGACATTCACAGCTACTTCCGCTAAAGGAGTACCGCTTAGTTACTCTCTTAAAGTATCACAACCAATTACGGTATCCGAAAAAACCAATTCATCTGTAAACGTATTTTACAAAGATGAAAATGGCAATGAATTAGCTGCAAGTGAAACAATTTCTGGTAAATCCGGAGAAAATTATCAAACAACAGAAAAAACAATTACTAACTACACATTAAAAGAAATTGAAGGCCAACCTTCAGGACAATTTGGCGATAGTGATACAACAGTCACTTACGTTTACGAAAAAGCAGATGGTGCACCCGTTACCGTGAAATACGTCGATGGCGATGGCAATGAATTAGCTACTTCTGACACATTGAACGGCAAAATTGATGCTCCTTACCAATCTACAGCCAAAAGCATCACTGGTTGGACAGTCAAAACGACTCCTACCAATGCTAATGGCGTATTTACAAACACTAACCAAACAGTCACTTATGTGTATGAAAAAGCAGATGGTGCACCCGTTACCGTGAAATATCTCGATGGTACTGGCAACGAACTAGCTACTTCCGACACACTGAATGGCAAAATCGACGCACCTTACCAATCTACAGCGAAAAGTATCACAGGTTGGACAGTTAAAACTACACCTACCAATGCTAATGGCGTATTTACAAACGCTAACCAAACAGTCACTTATGTGTACGAAAAAGCGGACGGTGCTCCCGTTACCGTGAAATATGTCGATGGTACTGGCAACGAACTAGCTACTTCTGACACATTGAACGGCAAAATTGACGCACCTTACCAATCTACAGCGAAAAGTCTTTCTGGTTGGACAGTCAAAACGACTCCTGCCAACGCTAATGGCGTATTTACAGATACTAACCAAACGGTCACTTATGTGTACGAAAAAGCAGATGGTGCTCCCGTTACTGTGAAATATATCGATGAGGATGGCAACGAATTAGCTACTTCCGATACATTGAACGGCAAAATCGACGCACCTTATCAAGCCACAGCGAAAAGTCTTTCTGGTTGGGTAGTTAAAACGACTCCTGCCAATGCTAATGGCATATTTACAGATACTAACCAAACGGTCACTTATGTGTACGAAAAAGCAGATGGTGCTCCCGTTACTGTGAAATATCTCGACAGCGATGGCAACGAATTAGCTACTCCAGATACATTGAACGGCAAAATCGATGCTCCTTACCAAGCTACAGCCAAAAGTCTTTCTGGTTGGGTAGTTAAAACGACTCCTGCCAATGCTAATGGCGCATTTACAGACACTAACCAAACGGTCACTTACGTATACGAAAAAGCAGATGGTGCCCCTGTTACCGTGAAATATGTCGACGCGGACGGCAACGAATTAGCTACTCCAGATACATTGAACGGTAAGCTAGATACATCTTACGCAGCAACAGCTAAAAACTTGAGTGGTTGGAAGTTAACAGCCACACCGACCAACGCTAATGGCGTATTTACAACTGATGCTCAAACAGTCACCTTTGTATATGCTAAACAAGAAGACGATCCTAAAAAAGAGGATAAAAACAAAACACCTCTTAAAATTAGCGAAAACAAACCAAAAGCAAACAAAGTAACTACAATAAAAAAACAAACAAAATTACCGAAAACCGGCGATAATCAACAAGATAGTATATTGTTCGGATTAGTTGGTACATGTTTCGTTCTCTTAGGAATTTACTCTATCTCTAAGAAAAACAGCTAA
- a CDS encoding NifU family protein codes for MEEISYAEVDKALKKFRPFLVRDGGDYELIEVTQDGVVKIKLLGACETCPSSDMTLKMGIELTLAEKIIGFKEVVQVF; via the coding sequence ATGGAAGAAATTAGCTACGCCGAAGTTGATAAAGCTTTAAAAAAGTTCCGTCCGTTTTTAGTTCGTGATGGCGGGGACTATGAACTTATCGAAGTCACACAAGACGGTGTCGTAAAAATTAAACTACTTGGTGCATGCGAGACTTGCCCCAGTTCTGATATGACTTTAAAAATGGGTATCGAATTAACTTTAGCTGAAAAAATTATCGGCTTTAAAGAAGTTGTTCAGGTTTTTTAA
- a CDS encoding phosphatidylglycerophosphatase A family protein, with amino-acid sequence MVEKQSALESKARSWLIERGVEIDDIAELVLFLQQKYHPGLELEICRQNVEHVLRKREVQNAVLTGIQLDVMAEKGELVQPLQNIISADEGLYGVDEILALSIVNVYGSIGFTNYGYIDKVKPGILAKLNEHDGIAVHTFLDDIVGAIAAAAASRLAHSYHDDIVN; translated from the coding sequence ATGGTCGAAAAACAAAGTGCCTTAGAATCAAAAGCACGCAGTTGGCTCATCGAACGTGGCGTAGAAATTGACGATATTGCCGAACTTGTATTATTTTTACAACAAAAGTACCATCCCGGATTAGAATTAGAAATTTGTCGGCAAAATGTCGAGCATGTTCTTCGCAAACGTGAGGTTCAAAATGCTGTTTTAACCGGCATACAGCTTGATGTCATGGCCGAGAAAGGCGAACTTGTCCAACCACTACAAAATATCATTAGCGCTGATGAGGGGCTGTACGGCGTCGATGAGATTCTCGCACTTTCCATCGTCAACGTATATGGCTCGATTGGATTTACCAACTACGGCTATATCGATAAAGTGAAACCCGGAATTCTCGCAAAACTAAATGAACACGATGGCATCGCCGTTCATACGTTCCTTGATGACATTGTTGGCGCCATCGCTGCGGCTGCCGCAAGTCGTCTCGCTCATAGCTATCATGACGACATCGTAAATTAA
- a CDS encoding hemolysin family protein produces the protein MDVFNDFFVIFLIAATAFFVASEFAIVAIRKPTVLQLVASEDPRAKYVKKVTSNMNDYLAACQLGNTLAALAMGWVGEATMRGWLEPLFLMLPVPESVEKPISIFVSFILITFLNVVLGELAPKTFTIQSTEKVALFIARPLVYWYRLTFPLNWLLNNSANLITRMFGVKQTVDADQMTPTELKIIFEDSYRQGLLNPQEFRYMKNIFKLGDVPAKEVMIPRMSVIAIDQTATVRDLLKLTSEHTYHIFPVTEDEDKDHIIGMLRVSAVMAGLGKDETIVTQSIKPFITPVLEVFEGTILEELLVKMQQESEPFVVLTDEYGGTSGIVTLEDVMEVIVGDMEEAKGPKGIRKVALNHFIIEGSEPLLEVEEALGVPIEGPGVHTLSGWMLLERFDLEAGDEMEHEGYRFIVRSMNKNSIRQVEVKLSKQKPVKSEE, from the coding sequence ATGGACGTTTTTAATGATTTCTTTGTGATATTTTTAATTGCAGCAACCGCGTTTTTCGTGGCAAGTGAGTTTGCTATTGTCGCAATTCGAAAACCTACTGTCCTCCAGCTAGTAGCCTCAGAGGACCCACGAGCAAAATATGTAAAAAAAGTTACTTCGAATATGAATGATTATTTGGCTGCCTGTCAGTTAGGGAATACACTCGCTGCGCTTGCTATGGGGTGGGTTGGTGAAGCAACGATGCGTGGTTGGTTAGAGCCATTATTTTTAATGTTACCAGTGCCAGAATCTGTTGAAAAGCCGATTTCGATTTTTGTTTCGTTTATTTTAATTACGTTCTTAAATGTGGTACTTGGGGAACTTGCGCCGAAAACATTTACGATTCAAAGCACGGAAAAAGTAGCGCTGTTTATCGCGCGTCCGCTTGTTTATTGGTACCGCCTGACTTTTCCACTTAATTGGCTGTTAAATAACTCAGCGAATTTAATTACGCGGATGTTTGGGGTGAAGCAAACGGTTGATGCGGACCAAATGACACCGACCGAACTGAAGATTATTTTTGAAGATAGCTATAGGCAAGGGCTTTTGAATCCGCAAGAGTTTCGCTATATGAAAAATATTTTTAAACTTGGGGATGTGCCGGCGAAAGAAGTGATGATACCGCGAATGTCGGTGATTGCGATTGATCAAACGGCGACGGTGCGAGATTTGTTGAAATTAACTTCTGAGCATACATATCATATTTTTCCGGTAACAGAAGATGAGGATAAGGATCATATTATCGGGATGCTCCGGGTCAGCGCGGTCATGGCGGGCCTTGGTAAAGATGAAACGATAGTAACACAATCCATTAAGCCATTTATTACACCTGTTTTAGAGGTGTTTGAAGGGACCATTTTAGAAGAATTACTTGTGAAAATGCAGCAAGAAAGTGAGCCGTTTGTTGTTTTGACGGATGAATATGGTGGGACTTCGGGGATTGTGACGTTGGAAGATGTGATGGAAGTGATTGTCGGTGATATGGAAGAAGCGAAGGGGCCAAAAGGGATTCGCAAAGTTGCTTTAAATCATTTTATTATTGAAGGATCTGAGCCGCTCCTGGAAGTGGAAGAAGCGCTCGGGGTTCCGATTGAAGGGCCGGGCGTGCATACGTTGTCGGGATGGATGCTGCTCGAACGGTTTGATTTAGAGGCGGGCGATGAGATGGAGCATGAGGGGTACCGCTTTATCGTGCGCTCGATGAATAAAAACTCGATTCGCCAAGTGGAAGTGAAATTAAGCAAACAAAAACCAGTAAAATCGGAGGAATGA
- a CDS encoding GNAT family N-acetyltransferase, whose amino-acid sequence MVSIQKVTKDNFHETAKLEVHPHQKTFVAENWYSIIEASFEETYHSLVIYADNMPVGYAMYGMDTDDGEFWLVRFMTGKEHQGKGYGGDALEQIIEMVKNLPEKPARLRLSYEPDNIVAEKFYAKYGFEKTGEIIDGEAVADLWFKR is encoded by the coding sequence ATGGTCTCAATTCAAAAAGTAACGAAAGACAATTTTCACGAAACGGCGAAGTTAGAAGTGCATCCTCACCAAAAAACATTTGTTGCAGAAAACTGGTATTCGATTATTGAAGCAAGTTTTGAAGAAACGTATCATTCGCTTGTTATTTATGCGGACAATATGCCGGTTGGTTACGCGATGTACGGTATGGATACGGATGATGGCGAGTTTTGGCTGGTGCGATTTATGACTGGGAAAGAGCATCAAGGTAAAGGCTACGGCGGGGATGCGTTAGAGCAAATTATCGAGATGGTGAAAAATCTACCAGAAAAGCCCGCCCGGCTACGTTTATCTTATGAACCAGACAATATTGTAGCGGAGAAATTTTATGCAAAATATGGTTTTGAGAAAACAGGTGAAATTATCGACGGTGAGGCAGTGGCCGACTTGTGGTTCAAACGCTAA
- a CDS encoding TIGR01457 family HAD-type hydrolase has protein sequence MKNYKAYLIDLDGTMYRGAEVIPEAIIFIENLKRAGLPYLFVTNNSTKTPGQVAEHLTGMGIQAVSDDVFTTSQATVQFMLEQKREKSVYVIGERGIKQELTDNGFEITSSNPAFVVVGLDREVDYEKFSKAALAVRGGAMFISTNGDAAIPTERGLLPGNGSITSVVSVATETAPIFIGKPESIIMEQALAKLGVHKDEAIMVGDNYETDIMAGINYGMDTLIVHTGFTSKEALLTKEIQPTYAVTKLTDWKFN, from the coding sequence TTGAAGAATTATAAAGCGTATTTAATTGATTTAGATGGCACGATGTATCGCGGGGCAGAAGTTATTCCCGAAGCAATCATTTTTATCGAAAACTTAAAACGTGCGGGACTCCCGTATTTATTTGTAACAAACAATTCAACAAAAACACCTGGGCAAGTAGCAGAACATTTAACTGGCATGGGAATTCAAGCTGTAAGTGACGATGTTTTTACGACTTCGCAAGCAACCGTGCAATTTATGCTCGAACAAAAACGCGAAAAATCGGTTTATGTTATCGGTGAACGTGGAATAAAACAAGAACTAACGGATAATGGATTTGAAATAACTTCTAGTAATCCAGCTTTTGTCGTTGTGGGGCTTGACCGGGAAGTCGATTATGAGAAATTTTCGAAGGCGGCACTTGCAGTTCGTGGTGGCGCGATGTTTATTTCGACGAATGGCGATGCGGCAATTCCAACTGAGCGCGGGCTGCTTCCGGGAAATGGTTCGATTACATCGGTTGTTTCCGTGGCGACAGAAACGGCGCCGATTTTTATTGGGAAGCCTGAATCGATCATTATGGAGCAAGCACTTGCGAAACTCGGCGTCCATAAAGACGAAGCAATCATGGTTGGCGACAACTACGAAACCGATATTATGGCGGGAATCAATTACGGCATGGATACGTTAATCGTCCATACCGGCTTTACCTCCAAAGAAGCACTACTTACAAAAGAAATCCAGCCTACATACGCTGTAACGAAGCTAACAGATTGGAAATTTAACTAG
- a CDS encoding YutD family protein, which translates to MTITIQDLNYEIITNYRDAFDEEKLNERFSDILGRYDYIVGDWGYDQLRLKGFFEDDNRKAAYDNKISTLKEYIYEYCNFGCAYFVIKKVK; encoded by the coding sequence GTGACGATTACGATTCAAGATTTAAACTACGAGATTATCACCAATTACCGCGATGCTTTTGACGAGGAAAAGTTAAATGAACGGTTTAGCGATATTCTTGGGCGCTATGATTATATAGTGGGCGACTGGGGTTACGATCAGCTGCGACTGAAAGGCTTTTTCGAAGACGACAACCGCAAAGCCGCATACGACAACAAGATTAGCACGTTAAAAGAATATATTTATGAATACTGTAATTTTGGTTGTGCGTATTTTGTTATTAAAAAAGTAAAATAG